A genomic window from Gossypium hirsutum isolate 1008001.06 chromosome D10, Gossypium_hirsutum_v2.1, whole genome shotgun sequence includes:
- the LOC107913922 gene encoding molybdate transporter 2: MEQQSPPASSSTTVTSTTPLLPQNHPWWRRHFHMNNSLSSELSGAVGDLGTFIPIVLTLTLVSHLDLSTTLIFTALYNITTGLLFHIPMPVQPMKSIAAVAVSETPHLTTSQIATAGASTAAVLFFLGATGLMSTLYRLLPLPVVRGIQLSQGLSFAFSAIKYIRYNQDFVASKATTPRAWLGLDGLVVALSSLLFLVIFTGSGDHYDRNGSDDDQPRRRNSKRLRILGSIPAALIVFLLGLVLCFIRDPSIFGDIKFGPSKIGFLSITWNDWKVGFLKGAVPQIPLSVLNSVIAVCKLSGDLFPNRELSAAKVSVSVGVMNLVGCWFGAMPVCHGAGGLAGQYRFGARSGWSVVYLGIGKLIIGLVFGNSFVRILNQFPIGILGVLLLFAGIELAMASRDMNSKEESFVMLVCAAVSLTGSSAALGFVCGILLFLLLKLRKIEYSGSTPGFSKFKFESTVDAETSSIP; the protein is encoded by the coding sequence ATGGAGCAACAATCTCCTCCCGCCTCCTCCTCCACAACCGTCACCAGCACCACTCCTCTCCTCCCCCAAAACCACCCATGGTGGCGTCGTCATTTCCACATGAATAATTCCCTCTCCTCCGAACTATCAGGAGCAGTGGGAGACTTGGGCACTTTCATCCCAATTGTCCTAACTCTCACCTTGGTTTCCCACTTAGACCTCTCCACAACTCTAATCTTCACTGCCCTTTACAACATAACCACTGGCCTACTCTTCCACATCCCCATGCCTGTCCAACCCATGAAATCCATAGCTGCCGTTGCCGTCTCCGAAACCCCTCACCTTACCACCTCCCAAATCGCCACCGCTGGTGCCTCTACTGCCGCCGTCCTCTTCTTTCTCGGGGCTACCGGTCTGATGTCGACCCTTTACCGTCTCCTCCCTCTCCCTGTTGTCCGCGGGATCCAGCTCTCTCAAGGCCTCTCCTTTGCCTTCTCAGCCATCAAGTACATCCGTTACAATCAAGATTTCGTAGCTTCTAAGGCTACCACCCCACGGGCATGGTTGGGCCTTGATGGTCTTGTTGTGGCCCTTTCAAGTCTCCTCTTTTTAGTCATCTTCACCGGCTCCGGGGATCATTATGATAGAAATGGATCTGATGACGACCAACCTCGTCGCAGAAACTCAAAGAGGTTGAGAATTTTGGGTTCAATTCCGGCTGCTTTGATAGTGTTCCTACTTGGATTGGTTTTATGTTTTATACGTGatccttcaatttttggtgatatTAAGTTCGGCCCATCAAAAATTGGATTTTTGAGTATAACTTGGAATGATTGGAAAGTTGGGTTTTTGAAAGGAGCAGTGCCACAAATTCCACTGTCTGTATTGAACTCAGTTATTGCAGTTTGTAAGTTGTCTGGTGATTTGTTTCCAAACAGAGAGCTGTCTGCTGCCAAGGTTTCAGTTAGTGTAGGGGTTATGAATTTGGTGGGGTGTTGGTTTGGGGCAATGCCAGTGTGTCATGGTGCGGGTGGGTTAGCTGGTCAGTATAGGTTTGGGGCAAGGAGTGGATGGTCGGTGGTATATTTGGGGATAGGGAAGTTGATAATTGGCTTGGTATTTGGGAACTCCTTTGTTAGGATTTTGAATCAGTTTCCTATAGGGATTCTTGGAGTTCTTTTATTATTTGCCGGCATTGAGTTGGCTATGGCCTCGAGGGATATGAACTCAAAGGAGGAGTCTTTTGTCATGTTGGTTTGTGCTGCTGTATCTTTGACAGGTTCTAGTGCTGCATTGGGGTTCGTGTGTGGGATTTTGCTGTTTTTGTTGCTGAAGCTAAGAAAAATAGAGTATTCTGGTTCTACTCCTGGT